GGGCTTTGTCCGCTCGGCCCGATACGGGTTGCCCTTGCGTCCGACTCCAGCGTTGGGGTGAGTTTTGTGCGCTGCACCGCGGAGTTTGACGAATCCACCTCCGAGGCGGAACAGATCGAGCAAACGCGTCTCCTCGGACCGATTCGGCCGCCATCCCTCGCCGGTGGGTTTGTCCTCGTCGCGGAAGATGGACGCGAGCTTCGCGTCGGAGCGCGCCGGCTCAGCCTTGGGCGGGCCGCCGACAACGATTTCGTGATTCGAGACGTTCGCGTGTCCCGCCACCACGCAACGATCGAGCCACACGGCGGAGGATGGATGGTCCGAGACCTTGGAAGCACCAATGGGACGTTCGTCGGCGGCCGACGCGTGGCCCAAACAGAGATCAGCGCACCAACTGAGATCTCCCTGGGCGGCTGCAGGCTGGAGCCGCTGAGTCGCGCTCAGGACGTGGCCCGCCCGTTGTAAGGATGGGAATCGGCGGTGATCGTTCGTGATGGTTTCGGACGACGCGCTGATCCTGGCGCTTCGGATGGCCGTCGTCGTCGTTCTCTACGCATTCCTCCTCACGCTGGTGGTGCTCACGCAGCGGGAGCTTTATCGCGAAGCGTCGGCGCGCTCGACCTCGGCGCCAGGTGCGCGTCTCGTCGTCGTTGAGCCCGGCGCCACCGCGCAAGCTCCGGGCCACACGATCCCGCTCGACGCCGTGACGCGCCTCGGCCGCTCCGCGGACAACACGATCGTCCTGGACGACGACTACGTCTCCGCGGCGCACGCCATCGTGCTGCTCCATGGCGGACGATGGTGGGTCCGAGACGCCGGAAGCACGAATGGAACGATCGTCAATGGCAGCCGAATCGATGGAGAAACGGCGCTGTCCGAGGGTGATACCCTTCAGATCGGTCAGGTCGTCTTTCGCCTTGCCAGCTAGTCGCCGGCGCCCGCGTCGAACACAACACGGGCCGCGCCTGTCCCGCCGCAGGGCCGACGCAAGCGCGACGCCCAGAAGTACGGTGACGGGATGGCGCTGATCCGCCGCCCGCTCGAGCTCGCACTGCTCGCATTTCCCGTGGCGCTGCTGGCGGCCGCCCTCGGGCTGATGGCGATCGTTCGCGGCGGCGAGGACCCGGGCAGCACCGTGCGCATCGTCGCCATTTTCGCTGCCGTGCTGATCGCATTCCATCTCACCATCGCCATCCGCCTCCCCCAAGCTGACCAGGAGCTGCTCCCCATCGTCGAGACCCTCGTGGCCCTCGGACTGATCGCGGTGGATCGACTCGTCCCAGGCCTGGCGCCGCGCCAACTCCTGTGGGTGGGGCTCGGTTCGACCGCGGCGACTGCGACGGCCGTCGGAATTCCCCGCATTGATTGGCTCGGTCGATACCGGTATACGTGGCTGATGGGCGGGCTCCTCCTCCTCGCGCTCACCATCGTGTTTGGAATCGACCCGAATGGGAGCCAGACGCGCCTGTGGATCGGCGCGAACGGCCTCTATTTCCAGCCGTCGGAGATCACAAAGGTCGTGGCGGTCATCTTCTTCGCATCCTATCTCGCCGATAAGCGCGATCTCATCACGCACGCACCAATTCGTATCGGGCGTCTCTCCCTTCCACCGCTCGCCTATCTTGGACCGTTGGTCCTCATGTGGGGATTGTCGCTCGTCCTGTTGGTTTGGCAACGGGATCTCGGCGTGGCGCTGCTCTTCTACCTCATCTTTCTTTTCTTGCTCTACGCCGCGACCGGCCGAACCTATGTCGGCGTGGGCATCGCATTCCTTTGCGTTGGCGCTCTCGTGTCGCTGGCGCTATTCGACCATGTCCAGCTCCGCACGCGGATCTGGCTCGACCCGTGGCCGAGCGCGGCGGGTGATGCGTATCAGCTCGTCCAGGCGCTGACGGCCTATGCCGCGGGCGGTGTCCTCGGCGCTGGCCTCGGCTTCGGCTACCCGGAGTATGTGCCGGCCGTCCACACGGACTTCGTGCTCGCGGCATTGGGGGAAGAGCTGGGGCTGTTGGGAACGATTGCGATCGTCGGCCTCTACGTCGCCCTCGTCTTTCGCGCGTTTCGCATCGCGCTGCGCGCCACGAGCGATTTCGCCATGTTGTTCGCAGCCGGCCTGGGGACCGTGCTGGGCGTTCAGGCGCTCATCATCATGGCCGGGAACCTGCGGCTCATGCCGATCACCGGCATCACGCTCCCGTTTCTCAGCTATGGAGGAAGCTCGATCCTCGCCAACTTCGTGATGGTCGGGCTCCTCCTTCGGATCTCGGCCGAATCGCCTTCCGACGGCGGGTCCGGTGGCTGACCGGATCCGCCGGGTGTCCCTTATCCTGAGCGCAGGGTTCCTGCTCGTCGCCGGCGCGCTCGGCTACTGGCAGGTCATCGGCGCCAATCGTGTGCTGGACCGTCCGACGAACCCCCGGACCGTCGAGGAGGAGCGGCGCATCCTCCGTGGCCGAATCCTGGATCGCAACGGCGAAGTCCTCGCTTCGTCCGAGCGCGCGGGCGAGCTGGCCCATCGCGCATATGCGTATCCGCCTCTGGCAGATGTCGTGGGGTACTGGAGCATCCAGCATGGAAAGAGTGGCATCGAAGAGGCGTTTGACTCCTTCCTGCGCGGTGAGCGATCGACCAACCCAGCCGCGGAGATTCGCAACAAGCTCTTCCCGGTTGATCGGCACGGCGCCGACGTTCGCCTGACGCTCGACCTCCAGCTCCAGAAGGTCGCCGATGACGCGCTCGGGGGTTCGCCCGGGGCGGCAGCCGTCGTCGACGTTTCGACCGGCGAGGTGCTCGCCCTCGCCAGCCATCCGTATTTCGATCCCAACACCCTCGACGAGGATTGGGAGCGGCTGGCGAACGACCGGGGCGAGCCATTTGTCAGCCGGGCGATCAATGGTCAGTACGTCCCGGGATCGATCTTTAAGCTCGTGACGGCGAGCGCCGCGCTGGATTCAGGAATCGCAACTGCTGGAATGGAGCACCACCACGAGGCGGATTTGATCGTCGACGGTCTACGCATCCGGAATACCAATCACCCCCAGCTCACGGACCTGACATTCGCAGAGGAGTTCGCGTGGTCGTGCAACGTGTTCTTCGCCTACACGGGCCTCTCGCTGGGAGGGTCTTCGCTGATCGACTACTCGCCCCTCGCTTCGCGCGAGCCGTACACGTGGCCTGCTGGACCCGTCGATGCCAGCGAGGCGCGCCTTCGGGAATATGCTCGGCGCTATGGCATCGGCCAGGCCGTCCCATTCGACCTTCCGACCTCGGCCGGCCTGATCTCCAAGGCCGATCACATGACGCGGGCGCAGCTGGCCAGCACGGCATTCGGCCAGGGGGATCTCCTGGTGAGCCCGCTCCAGATGGCCCTCGTCGCCGCGACGGTCGACAACGGCGGCGTAATGCCGGCTCCGTACATCGTGGCCAGCGTCGAGGATGGAAAAACTGTGGAACGGATCCACCAACCTGGTGCCGGGGGCCATCGGGTCATTAGCGAGAGCGCGGCGGCCGAGCTGAACGCGATGATGGAGCTGAGCGTCGATACGGCATATGCGCAGCCGGCGAGGATCCCCGGCGTCCGCGTCGGCGGCAAGACCGGAACGGCGGAAGTGAGCACGTCCGAGACCCCGCACTCCTGGTTCGTGGGCTACGCACCAGCCGATCGTCCCGGCGTCGCGGTCGCGGTGATCATGGAAAACCGCGGGTCCGGGACCACTTTTGCCACGCCGGCGGCCCGGAAGATTCTGAAGGCGGCGCTCGACATGGGCTACTGACGCTCGCGCGGACAACGGGCGCACCCGCCCGCGTCTCGGCGCTCCGCTGGCTCGGTCGCGGCAGGGGTGCGTGGGAGGCTGTGTTATGATTACCCCGAATACCGGGGGGTCAACGATGGACACAAGTGAGGAGTTCGCAGAAGGCGCCGCCGATCTGCCCGATGCGATGCCCGAGCGGTGGGAGACGGCTATCGAGGACCTGGCGCAGGCGATCGCGCTGGGGCTCGACCGGGCGCAAGACCTCGCCGACGCCATCAACGACCTGATCCGCACGCGGCCGGCTGTTGCAAAAGCCGTTGGCGCGGCTGCGGTTGGCGCGGTAGCCGGCGTGATGATCGCGAACCTGACGGCCCGGAAGCCGAAGCCGCCTAGCGCCCAGACCCTTCGCGAATCCGCGCGTCAGGCCTCCGCTTCGCTCGTCGATCAAGCGATCCTGATCGCGCGCGATGCGGCAGAGCGCATGGCGCGGCGCATCCCAGCGAAGGGTGAAGCGCTCGGGCGCAGCGTATCCGGCGACGGCGCCGTCAAGCGAAAGGGACGCCTCGTCGACGTCAGTCGGGCCCGGTACGCGGCTCAGCTCGTTCCTCTGGCGTTCGCGCTCCTCAAGAATCCCATCGTCCGCGAGTATCTCGCCCGCGCGGCCATGGCCAGCACTCGGCGCCGCAAATAGCCGCGCTTTCCCGTCTTCGCCCTGGTCCCAGCCGTGTACCGCCGGCCCCAGCGCTCGGTCTCCTGAGCTAGAAAGGGCCAATGCATTGGCCGAACAGGAATATGTCGCGCTCGACCTCGAACTGATCGAGCCGAATTCGCCGCGCTCTCGCGTGATCGAGATCGCGGCCGTGCGATTTACCGAGCGCGCCGTCCTTGAAGAATGGTCAACCCTGGTCAATCCCTCCGCGTCGCTGCCGTACACCATCCGCCAGCTCACCGGAATCGACGACCGCGAGCTGACAGCCGCCCCTTCGCTGGATTCGATCGCGGAGCGGCTGCGCGCTTTCGTCGGGCGAACGTCAATCGTCGGGCAGAGCGTCGAGATCGACGTTGCGCACCTGGCACGCCAGGGGATCGCGCTGGATGCGCCGATCCTCGACACGTTCGAGCTTGCATCCCTCCTCCTGCCCGGCCTCCCGTCGTACGAGCTAACCGCCATCGCGCGGGCGCTCGGCCTTCCGTCTGGCGGCGCCCACCGGGCGCTGGCGGACGCGCATCGAGCGCGAGAGGTGTTTCTGGCCCTGCTCGATCGGATCCGGTCTCTGGACATCGAGATCCTCATGCACATCGATCGCCTCACGCTCGGCTTCGACTGGGCGTACCGAGATCTCTTCGTCGAAGCGGGGCGGGAACGGCGCCGCCAGCTCGTGAGCAGCGCGCTCTCCGGCGATATTCTGAATCCGGTCGATCTCGGCCTATCGCGGCTCCTCGCGCCACCGACGACGCGCGAAGAGCCGCTTACGCCTCATGCACGGCGTCGGCGCGTCGATCCGGAGGTCCTCGCCGCGGAGATGAGCGCAGGCGGGCGCGTCGCCCGGACACTGGCAGGATACGAGGAGCGCCCCGAGCAGCTCGCCATGCTGCGAGCCGTCGCGCACGCGTTCAACGAGGAGAAGCACCTCATTACCGAGGCGGGAACCGGGACCGGCAAATCTCTCGCCTACCTTCTGCCGGCGCTCGCGTATGCCTCCGCGAACAATGACCGCGTTGTCGTCTCCACCAACACCATCAATCTCCAGGACCAGCTCTCTGAAAAGGACGCCCCAGGGCTTCTCTCCGCGATGGACTACCGGGCGCGGGTGGCGGTCTTGAAGGGGCGCGCGAACTATCTGTGCCTGCAACGATGGTTGTCGCTGCTCCGGTCTGAAGCGGTCTCGCGCGTCGAAGCGGGACTGCTCGTGAAGACGCTGCTCTGGATCACTCAGACCGAAACTGGGGATCGCGGCGAGCTGCGGCTGACGCCGGACGAAGAGGTCGCATGGGGGCGGATATGTTCTCAGTCTGAGTCATGCTCGTCCCTCACGTGTCGCTATCATCGGGACGGCGTCTGCTTCATCAGCCGCGCTCGGCGGGCAGCAGAGGCGAGCCACGTCGTCATCGTGAATCACGCGCTCTTGCTCTCGGATCTCACCACGAATAGCCGCGTGGTACCCGACCACACCCGACTCGTGATCGATGAAGCGCACCACCTCGAGGACGAAGCGACGCGGCAGCTCGGTTTTTCCATCTATCCGCGCACCTGCAGCGCGCCCCTCGAAGCGCTCATCCCCGCATCCGGCCGCGACGGGGTGGGCCACCTGGACGCGGCGATGGCCCTGCTCCGGTCTGGCGGGCTGGCGCCAAAGCGGCTCCAACAGCTCGATGAGGCCACCACGGACATCCGCGCGCACGCCGTTGCCGCGCTAGGGTTCGTCTCCCAGCTTTTCGAGGCGACGCGCGATTTTCTCACTTCAGCCGGGTCCCAGTGGGAGCCCGTGCGAACGATTCGCCTGACGCCCGTCTCGCGGAGGGGAAACGGCTGGGACGCGATTGAGGTGGCCTGCGACGGCCTGTGCGCGCATTTCGATGCGATTGAGGTGGCCCTGGAACCGATTCTGGAAGACCTTTCCGACGCCGCCAAGGAAGGGAGCCAGGCCGTGTCGGACGTGCTCGCGGAGCTGCTCGCCATTCGGTCGCAGATGGACGCAGTGGTGCCACAGCTGCGCGCCATCGTGACTCGACCCGCGCCCGACACGGTGTGCTGGCTGACGCAACCCCAGGCGCAGGGTGGGACGGACAGTGGGGGCGCCCAGTCGGCCGGACCTCCAAGCCTGAACCTCGCGCCCCTCGACGTGGCGCCCCAGTTGAGGGCGGCGTTTCTGGACTCCAAGTCCACGACGATCTTCACCTCGGCGACTCTTACGACCGAGGGCTCCTTCGAGTTCATCCGCGAACGGCTGGGCGCGGCGGAGGTGGAGGAGTTGGCGCTCGGGTCCCCGTTCGATTACCAGCGGGCGGCCATGCTCATCGTGCCGGACGACGTGCCAGAGCCGAACCAGCCGGGCTACGCGCGAAAGTGTGCGGACGTCGTCGCGGACGTGGCAGAGGCGCTCGGCGGAAAAACAATGGCGCTCTTCACGTCGCATGCGCAGCTCCGAACGACGCACGACGCCATTCGCGATCGGATCGACCGGGCGCAGATCGCGCTGATGGGGCAGGGGGTGGACGGATCGCGCACACGGCTGTTGCAGCGATTCAAGGCGACAGAGCGCGCGCTGCTCCTTGGCACCGCGTCATTCTGGGAGGGTGTGGACGTGGTCGGCGAGGCGCTATCCGCCCTCATCATCGCGCGCCTGCCCTTCGCCGTACCAACAGATCCGGTGTTCGCGGCGCGCAGCGAGTTGTTCGACGACCCGTTCCGTCAATTTGCCCTCCCACACGCGATCCTTCGCTTCAAGCAGGGATTCGGTCGCCTCATTCGGAGCGCCACGGACCGCGGAGTCGTGGTTGTGCTGGACCGCCGCGTGCTCTCGAAATCCTACGGCCAGGCATTCCTCAGCTCGCTCCCGACCTGCACCATTCGCCGGGCGCCGGCTGGGGCGGCCGGCACCCTCGCGCGCGAATGGCTGGAGAACGCGCCCGCTCCATAGCGACCGGGCCCATCACTCCGCTGGGCACAGCTCCTGGACGCCGTTCAACCGTTGCAGCCTCGGAGGCTCGCCACCTTCGCGATAGACGCGCGCGACGCGCCCGCCGATATTGGTGAGCGCAACGTGTGGAATCGTGCCCGCCTGATCCGCAAAATGATTCAACCCGATCACCCGTTGGCCATCCGCGCCGAAAAACGTCGCGACGTCTCCCTCGGCCGCGCCGGGAATGTCCGTGATGTCAACGACTGTCTGGTCCATCGACACGCGACCGATGATGGGCGCGACCTGTCCCCGCACGAGCGCTTCGCCGACGTTCGAGAGGCGGCGGTCGATACCGTCTGCGTAGCCCGCCGACACGAGCGCCACCCGCGTCGGCCGCGGGGCGTGCCAGGTCTGCCCGTACCCGACGCCTTCGCCGCGAGCGAGGCAGGTGACCCGCGCAACTCGGGCGCGCAGCGAGACCGCCGGTTGAAGATCGAAGCCATCCGGAACGTTGCCGTTGGGGCTGACCCCGTAGAGCAAGAGGCCGGTGCGCACCAGTCCGAAATGGGCATCGGGCAGAGCCATCGTCGCAGCGCTGTTGCAGGCGTGCCGGATCGGGAACTCGTACCCTGCACGCGCCAGGTCCGCAACGACGCGATTGAAGCGGTCGAGCTGATCGTACGTGTAGGAGAGATCGGTCTCGTCGGCGCTGGCGAAGTGGGTGTAGATCGCCTGGACGTCCAGTCCATCGCTCGACGCCAATTCGCGCGCGAGATCGAGGGCCCGTTCCGGATCGACACCAAACCGATGGAGTCCGGTGTCCACCTTCACATGAACCGTCGCGGATCTCGCATGTCTTCGCGCGGCCCGATCGAGCGCGCGGATCAGATCGATCGTATCGACGGTTACGGTGAGATCGTAGCGAACCGCCACATCGGCTTCGGCCGGCTCCGTTCGGGTCAGGACCAGGATCGGAGCGTCGAGCCCCGCCCGCCGCAGCTCGACGCCTTCGTGCACGCGGGCGACCGCCAGCCACTTCGCCCCGGCGCGCAGTACCGCGCGGGCGACTTCGACCGCCCCGGCTCCATATCCATGGGCCTTGACCACGGCGGCAACGTCGGTACCGGGCCGGACCCATCGGCGAATCTGACGGACGTTCCGTTGAATCGCATCGAGGTCGACGTCGAGCCAGCACGACAATGTGCGGGTCGGGTCGGGTACATCCGGCATCACCCCATTATAGGCTGCGTTTGCCCGCCTTCCGGCGCCACGCATACAATTTTTTCACGCTATTGGGGGTGATGATTGGCGAACGACAGTCGCTTCGTGGAGGAGATTGCCGACAAGGGCGACGACTACTCGCGTTGGTATACGGACGTGATCCTGAAAGCCGAACTGGCGGACTACTCGCCCGTTCGGGGCTGCATGGTGATCCGCCCATATGGGTACGCGCTGTGGGAGAACATGCAGGCTGCGCTGGACGCGAGGATCAAGGCGACCGGCCACCTCAACGCCTACTTCCCCCTGTTCATCCCGGAGAGCCTCCTCCAGCGCGAAGCCGAGCACGTGGAGGGGTTCAACCCGGAGGTCGCGTGGATTACCGCCGCCGGCACGGAGGATCTCGACGAGCGCCTCGCGATTCGGCCAACGTCGGAGGCCATCATCGGTACGATGTACGGCAAGTGGGTGCAGTCTTGGCGCGATTTGCCGATCCTGATCAACCAGTGGGCGAACGTCGTGCGCTGGGAGAAGCGTACCTACCTGTTCCTGCGAACGACGGAGTTCCTGTGGCAGGAGGGTCACACCGCCCACCGCACGGAAGAAGAGGCGATGGACGAGGTGCTCCGCATGCTCGACGTCTATCGCGACTTTGCCGAGACCGAGCTGGCGATGCCGGTTATTGCCGGGCGAAAGTCCGAAGCTGAGAAGTTCGCCGGGGCAGCCGCAACGTTTACGGTCGAAGCGATGATGGGCGACGGCCGCGCCCTCCAGGCCGGCACCTCTCACTCCTTCGGCCAGGGCTTCGCGCGGGCCTTCAACATCAGCTTTCTCGACATGGACGGCGAGCGCCGTCACGCCTGGACGACCAGCTGGGGCGCAAGCACGCGGCTGGTGGGCGGCGTCATCATGATGCACGGGGACGAATCAGGGTTGATCCTCCCACCGCGGGTCGCGCCATATCAGGTGGTGATCGTCCCCATCTACCAACGGGACGAGCAGCGCACGGAAATTCACGAGGAGGTGGAGCGGATCCGGCGCGAGCTAGCGGGCACGATTCGCGTACACGTCGATTGGTCGGAGCATCGGCCCGGCTGGAAATTCAGCGAGTGGGAGCTGCGCGGCGTCCCCGTGCGACTCGAGATCGGCCCCAAGGACATCGCGCAGAGGCAGGGAATCGCGGTCCGCAGGGACAATCGGGCGAAGGAGGCGGTCCCCTTCGCCGCGCTCTCGACTCGGCTGCCCCAGATCCTCGACGATGTGCAGCGATCCCTCTACGAGCGCGCCGTGGCATTTCGCGAATCGCGGACGCATATGGTCGAATCAATTGATGAGCTGGCGGCGCAGCTCGAGCGCGAGCGCGGTTTCTTCTGGGCCCCCTGGTGCGGCGACGCCGCTTGCGAGGCGCACGTGAAGGAGCGGACCGGCGCCACGCTCCGCTGCGTTCCCCTCGACGGCGGGAATCGGTCCGGCGCATGCCTGGTTTGCCGGAAGGATGCCCCGCAGACCGCCGTGTTCGCCCGAGCATATTGAGATGCTGCCGGACCCTCTCGCGGAGATCGAGCAAGCCCTTTCTATCGGCCTCGAGCTCCCGACAACCGCCGTCGAACGTCTGACCGGACTCGAAGGCGAGTCGCTCGATCGATTCCGCTCACTGTGGAATCGCCTCGGCGCGGAAGAACGCGAGGCGCTCCTGAGCGCCATGGGAGAAGCGGCGGAAGAGAATTTGGTGCTCGACTTCGCGCCTGCATACGCTCTCGCCCTGGTGGATCCGGATCCAAGTGTGCGCGAGCTGGGCCTGCGCCTCGCGTCGGAAGAGGCCGACCCCGACCTCCTCGACACGTACGTCCGCAGCGCTGTCGCCGATCCCGATCCGGACGTCCGCTTGGCGGCGCTCGAAGAGTTGGGCTCATACACCCTGGCGGCGCAGGTAGACGACTGGCCGGCTGAGGTCCAGCAGAAGCTGGAGCAGGTGCTGACGGGCGTTTTGCACCTGCCCGATGCGGACACGATGACGCGTCGGGCGGCGCTGCTGTCCCTGTCCTTCTTGACGACTCCCCAGACCGAGCTGGAGATACGCCAGGCGCACCTGCAACCAGACTTGCGTGACGCGGCCATCGAAGCCATGGGCCGGAATTGCCAGGAGATCTGGATCCCGGACATTCGCGCAGAGATGCACGGCGAAATCGCCCACCTCCGCGCGACGGCCGCGCAGGCCGCGGCGGAGCTTGAGGACGCGGAACTGGTTCCAGACCTCATCCAGCGGCTGTCCGACCCCGAGAGCGACGTTCGGCTCGCAGCCATCCACGCCCTCGGTCTCATCGGTGGGAAGGATGCGAAGGCAGCGCTGTCCGAGCTCCTACAGTCCCGGGACCGCGAGATCCGCGCCGCGGCGCGTGAGGCGATGCAGGACCTCCTCGAAGGGGAAGACCCGCTCGCGCTCCGCTGACCGCCTCGGTCGGAGCCAGATCTCGAAGAACGCTCAGCAGCAGCCCGCGTCAGTTGGGCGAAGGCACGGAGACAGTCGTGCGCTCGGCGATCTCCTTCCAGAAGAAGCACGCAACCCAGTGATTCGGCCGCACCTCTTCCAACGGAGGCTCGGAGGCCGAGCAATCGGCCCGAGCGAAGGGGCACCGGGGATGAAACCGACACCCGGCGGGCGGGTTAATTGGGCTCGGAACATCTCCCTGCAGGATGATGCGCGACCGCCGCCGTTCGACCACGGGATCCGGGATCGGCACGGCCGACAGCAACGCTTTCGAGTAGGGGTGGAGCGGCAGATCGTACAGCTCGTTTCGATCGGCAACCTCCACAATCTTACCCACGTACATCACCGCGACGCGGTCGCTGATGTGCCGGACCACCGCCAGGTCGTGGGCGATGAACAGATAGGTGAGGTTGTACTGCGCCTGCAGTTCTTCGAGCAGGTTGATGATCTGCGCCTGAATCGACACGTCGAGCGCGCTGATGGGCTCGTCGCACACGATGAATTCGGGTTCGAGCGCAAGGGCTCGGGCGAGTCCGATGCGCTGGCGCTGCCCACCGCTGAACTCGTGGGGGTATCGATTGGCGAAGTACGGATTGAGACCCACGATGCGCAGCATCTCCCGGACGCGCTCTTCACGCTCCTTGCCGCGCGCGA
This is a stretch of genomic DNA from Chloroflexota bacterium. It encodes these proteins:
- a CDS encoding dipeptide ABC transporter ATP-binding protein encodes the protein MSAAAASANDVLVDVRNLKMYFPVRSGIVFDRVVGHVHAVDDISFHVKRGETLGLVGESGCGKSTTGRAVLQIYRPTAGEVYFNGSDVTKAKGRDLQHYRRNMQMVFQDPFASLDPRMTVGGIISEPLEIHNLARGKEREERVREMLRIVGLNPYFANRYPHEFSGGQRQRIGLARALALEPEFIVCDEPISALDVSIQAQIINLLEELQAQYNLTYLFIAHDLAVVRHISDRVAVMYVGKIVEVADRNELYDLPLHPYSKALLSAVPIPDPVVERRRSRIILQGDVPSPINPPAGCRFHPRCPFARADCSASEPPLEEVRPNHWVACFFWKEIAERTTVSVPSPN